In the genome of Aspergillus flavus chromosome 8, complete sequence, one region contains:
- a CDS encoding putative short-chain dehydrogenases/reductase (short-chain dehydrogenase/reductase): protein MVGINEVRKSNVALHAREGDFVAVFVGGTSGIGEATAKELAKTIKKPTIHLVGRNQAAGSKILEELKSANPDGTFHFIQSDVSLLRNVDEACSEIKQKEKAIDLLFLSTGHLAASKQNTSEGLENNHALRYYSRMRFVHNLLPLLSASKAPARVVSVLAAGQEGKIEEDNLDLQKSWSIMKAGMYAATLNSLAAEHLATLYPSISFVHVFPGIVRTPLMNKTMGSIAGSIVSFLSRPMSISSQESGERHVFISTSAAYPPAAPEDPTNAGVPLVEGVKTSVASTGKIGGGSYILNYDGANAANEKLMSGYRAEDFPKKIWAHTLETFKKVFDPSQ from the exons ATGGTGGGCATCAATGAAGTCCGCAAATCCAACGTCGCTCTCCACGCCCGCGAAGGAGACTTCGTCGCAGTCTTCGTGGGAGGAACCAGTGGCATCGGCGAAGCAACAGCCAAGGAGCTAGCCAAGACCATCAAAAAGCCAACAATCCATCTCGTGGGACGAAATCAAGCCGCCGGATCCAAGATATTAGAGGAATTGAAATCAGCCAATCCCGATGGGACCTTTCATTTTATTCAATCGGACGTCTCACTTCTCCGGAATGTAGATGAAGCGTGCTCGGAAATCAagcagaaggaaaaggcgaTCGATCTATTATTCCTCTCGACGGGACATCTTGCTGCCTCGAAACAAA ATACAAGCGAAGGCCTCGAAAACAATCATGCCCTCCGTTACTACTCCCGCATGCGCTTCGTCCACAATCTCCTCCCGCTGCTCAGCGCATCCAAAGCCCCAGCTCGTGTCGTGAGCGTCCTAGCTGCCGGCCAGGAAGGTAAAATCGAAGAAGATAACCTCGACTTACAAAAGTCGTGGTCCATCATGAAAGCCGGCATGTATGCGGCGACCTTAAACTCCCTCGCCGCAGAACACCTGGCCACGCTGTACCCATCCATCAGTTTCGTTCACGTATTCCCCGGCATTGTCCGCACACCTCTCATGAACAAGACCATGGGCTCGATCGCCGGTTCAATCGTTAGCTTCCTTTCGCGACCGATGTCGATTTCGTCGCAGGAGAGTGGTGAGAGGCACGTGTTTATCTCGACCTCCGCTGCTTATCCGCCCGCTGCGCCTGAGGATCCAACAAACGCAGGAGTGCCACTTGTGGAAGGGGTGAAGACAAGCGTAGCTTCGACTGGGAAAATCGGTGGGGGATCGTATATTCTTAACTATGATGGGGCCAATGCAGCAAATGAGAAGCTTATGAGCGGATATCGGGCGGAGGATTTCCCGAAGAAGATCTGGGCTCATACCCTGGAGACGTTTAAGAAGGTGTTTGATCCGTCGCAGTAA
- a CDS encoding lipase/thioesterase family protein: MVLKKNSVRPADQPSLSMASKLDLLPAVASILIAGFVALFTGLKRDQSGTPTFYLHIAYAILRKASARLSPLQFQWISPSTDEAYKQYMQSRGGVPQTIELEYGAKGHWIGNKNARNVLIWYHGGGFCLPANVGYFKFWESLIQCSSAAGKDLAVFAVAYTLAPNAQYPTQLIQSVEGLRYILTETNRTPANILLGGDSAGGNLAVGVLSHLSSPHEAIAKLDVQEPLAGTVLIAPWTSLEVSTDTKMNCLGDVITPDVAKPWSQAYLGRAKHDYYTDASTAPSSWFKNLKNQQILVLAGQNEIMLPSIRHFVDKVKSGFPSIELFIGRQEGHVAPVYNLYMGDNKETQQGERLKVWLGELL; this comes from the exons ATGGTGCTGAAGAAAAATAGTGTGAGGCCCGCCGACCAGCCGTCACTCTCGATGGCAAGTAAATTAGATCTGCTTCCAGCAGTAGCTTCGATCCTAATCGCGGGTTTCGTTGCTCTCTTTACAGGGTTAAAGCGAGACCAGTCCGGCACGCCAACCTTCTATCTTCATATTGCGTACGCCATTCTGCGCAAGGCGAGCGCTCGCCTCTCTCCATTACAATTCCA ATGGATATCTCCTTCCACGGACGAAGCGTATAAGCAATATATGCAGTCGCGAGGAGGTGTACCTCAAACAATAGAACTTGAATATGGTGCGAAAGGCCACTGGATTGGAAACAAGAATGCACGTAATGTATTAATCTGGTACCACG GAGGAGGTTTCTGTCTACCTGCCAACGTTGGTTACTTCAAATTCTGGGAAAGTCTCATTCAATGTTCGTCCGCTGCGGGTAAGGACCTTGCTGTGTTTGCGGTCGCATATACACTTGCTCCAAACGCTCAGTATCCAACGCAGCTTATTCAATCCGTCGAAGGATTACGATACATTCTAACAGAAACTAATCGTACCCCGGCCAATATTCTGCTAGGTGGTGACTCTGCAGGCGGCAACCTGGCCGTCGGTGTTCTCTCACACCTGTCATCACCTCATGAAGCAATAGCCAAACTAGACGTCCAGGAACCGCTAGCAGGGACTGTTCTTATTGCACCCTGGACTTCCCTCGAAGTGAGCACAGACACGAAAATGAACTGTCTCGGCGACGTGATTACACCGGATGTTGCCAAACCCTGGTCCCAAGCGTATTTAGGAAGGGCAAAGCATGATTACTACACCGACGCCAGTACTGCTCCTTCAAGCTGgtttaaaaatctaaaaaatcAGCAGATACTGGTTCTCGCAGGGCAAAACGAGATTATGTTGCCGTCAATTCGACATTTCGTGGATAAGGTCAAG TCTGGCTTTCCTTCTATTGAACTATTTATTGGGCGTCAGGAAGGCCATGTGGCACCCGTATATAATCTGTATATGGGAGACAACAAGGAAACGCAACAGGGGGAGAGATTGAAAGTCTGGTTGGGAGAGCTCCTCTGA
- a CDS encoding uncharacterized protein (expressed protein) — protein sequence MVGIIEAGIDNLQATVVRCWGDPHAASPTRLTMRHTAKKALYPFRQKTLVSVSNALDSLQLELSSALHMAQTQILNASTATILARNLGTRKNMEQSFANLEQKLDNQNLTRPVPDHRCHCAASTAVSRHHSSSCNYRRSVYGSRNAAKRFSFICTFFGLSVSASMSIFKERRGFRVAPHLTFRATVPFDSPAFMLVRKLAYIDPNSTSESAVNLVDTVIAQLYQLYDEGKAQPSDIDPWGSSILHALCMFNRNFDRFPDASAHYSQLISYFTYGDHLAEPDQGGNTPMDYLVLEDLMHNQPALMGNPVSTDKVCQSVPQKMLKYGVMGEISAGFIGTELRKKHLVHMFEECLDVSDFAWAMLRELQFALESAVESAPNCIYTDIGWMSPLQLATTWPEGLEFLLGKGEYTTGDIHLALAAAIRNNTLDSVQLLFRVDVPLPRWMFYGQFSIDMQDLLIAEIIKRRAELRDLAESVLTTNDLARFQLTKGQLPDRSAASMCNLLVERGIAVPKRLTVDEEHSILGDTPHLSMVKALYQAGFQDKSSLAPPQPVYPATDLQRAMWFINMDLNLKVSKDGFSTVLELCSSITYSFLSMVRHSGPWTSLTCKHACQVVTGSFQALNKEQRQFWLGCLASKETDSCSCSCSPGKGCGPITCVLHNLSGRGLLIPDDRFNIHTCYGLVLLELFLRAQGDCFESARAVLRYLTFQELGLSHTCRRSHVVGWSQSSLGHEDIAEIHEEEKLLLEDLEILVSEFEHRYFEMNIPLFGFLQGYWSTRMKEVLFQRKDPSFEIVKEAKQIGIQLSWEPMDDFKLPFGRQCMFAPRHEKKTSSH from the exons ATGGTCGGTATTATTGAAGCAGGCATTGATAACCTCCAGGCGACAGTTGTCCGGTGTTGGGGCGACCCCCACGCCGCCAGTCCAACACGACTAACTATGAGACATACAGCCAAAAAAGCACTTTACCCGTTTCGACAGAAGACGCTGGTGTCAGTAAGCAATGCATTGGATAGCCTTCAGCTAGAGCTGAGTTCTGCTCTACACAT GGCTCAGACCCAGATTCTCAACGCTTCAACTGCTACAATTTTAGCACGGAACTTGGGCACGCGGAAAAACATGGAACAAAGCTTCGCAAATTTGGAACAAAAGCTGGACAACCAGAATTTGACCCGCCCCGTGCCCGACCATCGTTGCCATTGCGCGGCATCAACCGCAGTCTCGAGACATCACTCAAGTTCCTGCAATTATCGTCGAAGTGTCTACGGCTCTCGCAATGCTGCAAAGCGCTTTTCGTTTATTTGCACATTCTTTGGGTTGAGTGTCTCTGCCTCAATGTCGATCTTCAAAGAGCGGCGCGGATTCAGAGTAGCTCCGCATCTAACCTTTCGTGCGACTGTCCCGTTTGACTCTCCAGCCTTTATGTTGGTGAGAAAGCTCGCGTATATTGACCCTAACTCAACTTCAGAAAGTGCGGTTAACCTTGTCGATACTGTCATTGCACAGCTTTATCAACTCTATgacgaaggaaaagctcAACCCAGTGATATAGATCCATGGGGTAGCTCGATCCTCCAC GCACTATGTATGTTTAACCGGAACTTTGACAGGTTTCCGGATGCTAGTGCACATTATAGCCAGCTTATAAGTTATTTCACATACGGTGACCATCTAGCCGAACCGGACCAAGGGGGTAATACGCCCATGGATTACCTCGTGCTGGAGGATTTGATGCATAATCAACCCGCGCTCATGGGTAACCCCGTAAGTACAGATAAAGTCTGTCAGAGCGTCCCGCAAAAAATGTTGAAGTATGGTGTTATGGGAGAGATTTCCGCCGGGTTCATCGGCACCGAactgagaaagaaacatCTTGTACACATGTTTGAGGAGT GTCTTGATGTTTCTGATTTTGCTTGGGCAATGCTGCGTGAATTGCAATTTGCTCTGGAATCCGCAGTGGAATCAGCCCCAAACTGTATTTATACTGATATCGGTTGGATGAGTCCACTTCAGTTGGCAACCACTTGGCCAGAGGGCTTAGAGTTCCTATTGGGAAAAGGGGAATATACTACCGGGGATATACATCTCGCGTTGGCGGCCGCTATTCGAAACAACACGCTAGACTCTGTCCAGTTGTTATTCCGTGTCGACGTACCACTTCCACGTTGGATGTTCTACGGGCAATTCAGCATCGATATGCAAGATCTCCTTATAGCGGAGATTATCAAGCGGCGAGCCGAGCTTCGTGATCTAGCGGAGTCGGTCTTAACAACAAATGACCTGGCCCGCTTCCAACTCACAAAAGGGCAGCTTCCAGATAGGAGTGCGGCCAGCATGTGTAACCTCTTAGTAGAAAGGGGTATAGCTGTACCCAAGAGGTTGACAGTCGATGAAGAGCATTCCATATTAGGGGACACGCCCCACTTGAGTATGGTGAAAGCTCTCTATCAGGCTGGATTTCAAGACAAAAGTTCGCTAGCTCCCCCTCAGCCAGTTTATCCAGCGACCGATCTTCAGCGTGCCATGTGGTTCATAAATATGGATTTGAACCTCAAAGTATCCAAAGATGGCTTCTCTACGGTTTTGGAGCTCTGCAGTTCAATCACCTACTCCTTTTTAAGTATGGTCAGACATTCAGGGCCTTGGACTTCACTAACCTGTAAGCATGCTTGTCAGGTTGTGACTGGCTCATTTCAAGCGCTAAACAAAGAGCAGCGACAGTTTTGGCTGGGCTGTTTAGCGTCTAAGGAGACGGACAGCTGCTCATGTTCCTGCTCTCCAGGGAAAGGATGCGGTCCGATAACATGTGTACTGCACAACCTCTCTGGTCGGGGACTATTGATTCCTGATGATAGATTCAATATACACACCTGCTATGGTCTTGTCTTACTTGAACTTTTCCTCAGAGCCCAGGGCGATTGCTTTGAGTCTGCTCGAGCGGTGCTACGGTATCTTACCTTTCAAGAACTGGGACTTAGCCATACCTGCCGGAGGTCTCATGTCGTTGGGTGGTCCCAATCAAGTCTAGGTCATGAAGACATTGCTGAGAtacatgaagaagagaagctaTTGCTCGAGGACCTGGAAATCCTTGTCTCCGAGTTCGAGCATAGATACTTTGAGATGAATATTCCTTTGTTTGGCTTTCTACAAGGATACTGGAGCACTCGTATGAAGGAAGTCTTGTTCCAACGAAAAGATCCGAGCTTCGAAATTGTTAAGGAGGCAAAGCAAATTGGCATACAGCTTAGTTGGGAACCCATGGATGATTTCAAGCTTCCCTTTGGGCGACAGTGTATGTTTGCACCTCGccatgagaagaagacgagctCGCACTAA